The Candidatus Defluviibacterium haderslevense DNA window AGATAAGTGACATTCGAGATTTAGGCTATAGTGAAGGAGCGAATTTCAAACAAAGTGAATGGGCTTTTTTCCCTTTTTATCCAGGATTAAATCGGTTTACAAGTAATGTTCTTCATATTCCATTTAATATTAGTGGGCTATTATGGTCTCTGATATTTTCCACTTTAACCTTTATTGGTTTTTATTGGTTTTGTGAGTTATTGATAAAAGATATTTCTAAAGCGTTTTATGCTACCTTGATCTTCATGATTTACCCATTTCATTACTATTTTTCAATGATGTATACAGAAGCTTTATTTTTAACTTTTCTAATTTATTCATTTATTGCAATATATTATAAAAAGGAATTGGTATTACTTGTGTTATTGATTCCATTAACCTTGGTCAGGCCAAATGGAATTTTTATGGTAATTCCTCTGTACTTATTTTTTTTGGAAACCCGCAAAGGGATCATAGACAGACATATAATTTGGCAAACATTAATTAACAAGGAAATCATGATTCGATCGTTAATATTTTTAATGGCACCTATTTGTTTTATTTTGTATTGTTTATATCAAAAATATATGACAGGTCAGTATTTTGCATTCTCAATAGCACAGATTGGATGGTATAAAAAATTAACATTCCCACTATTATCTTTTTTTAGATCAGGTGATTTTCAAAGTCAGTTCAACTCAATGTACACTTTGGTTGTTTGTAGTATATCATTCTTTAGTTTCAAAAAAATTTCATTAAGTCTTAATGTGCTGATATGGCTGAGTCTCTTGATCCCATTAAGCAGTGGATCGATGATATCAATGCAACGGTATATAAGTGTTATTTTTCCAATTACAATTTTAGTTAGCAGTTATTTTTATCAATTTAAATTCAAGTATGCTGTTGTTGCTATATTTTTTGCATTACATTTATTTGTATTTAGTTATTGGTTGAATTCTAATCCCTTTAGTTATTAGTTGTTGCGCAATAATAGTATTTGATATATTTTCAAAATGAAAATCAAACATTACACTATAACATATTATAGAAAGTAGATTACATATGGAAAAAATCGAAGCATCAGAGTCAGCTTATTTATACATCGCACTTTCCCAAATTCCATCAGCTGGTCATGGCCTTTATACTTTGATTGATATTTATAAAGAAGAAATCATTGCAAAATATAAAGGACGCATTTTAACTTCAGATCAAATTAAATTTAGAGTTGAACGAGGTCGAGATCAGTATTTTATCAATTTGCCTAATGGTAGTATTCTGGATTCTATGGATCATAAGTGTTTTTCAAAATATGCCAATGATGCAACTGGCAAATCCGTTTCTTCTTTTAAAAATAATGCAAAAATAACTTTAGATGATGAAGATCATGTGTGTTTAATAGCCCTTAGGAATATAAAATCCGGAGAAGAAATATTCTGCAGCTATGGCTCCTCTTATTGGAAAAAACATGGTAAATAATCCCGATTGACCAAACATTGGATACTAAATTTTATGTTCAGTATGATTCAATCGGTATCTAAATAATTTCTACTACCTTTGTTAGCAAACAAACATATCATGCGTAAATTGTTCATAATTATTACTTTTATATTCGTTTTTGGATTAGGATATAGTTCTAATCTACTTTTTTCAAAATCATCAAAAATAAATACTCCTATGAAAAGAGTTACAGGTATTGGCGGAATATTTTTTAAATGCAATGATCCAAATACCTTAAAGGAATGGTATCAAAAACATTTGGGACTCCAAACTGATGAATATGGAACCAATTTTGAATGGTTCCAAGGGGCAGATAGTACAAAAAAAGGAAGCACGCAATGGAGCCCTTTTACTGAAGCTACCACTTATTTTGAACCTTCGAAGAAAGATTATATGATCAATTACAGAGTAGAAAATCTGGAGTGGTTGGTAGAACAATTAAAAAACGAGGGCGTTACCATTTTAGATAAAATTGAATCCTTTGACTATGGAAAATTTGTTCATATTCTGGATGGGGAAGGTAATAAAATTGAATTATGGGAACCCAAAGATGAGGAATACGATAAGATAATTATAGGGCGAACTAAGTAATAGGTTTGTTTATCCCAATGTTTTGGAGAATAATTGTTGATCAAACTTAGATTTAATTTATTCTTTTTGGGCTAATATAATTTGAGTCATTGATCTTGAATTTTTTCATTTAATTTTCGGTAATTATGTCTTATCCATTTCAAATAAAGTCCCTTGCGGAATACCACTTGGCATACCAAAAAAGCATTGAAGATCCTTCTGATTTTTGGGCTGATGTTGCATCTCATTTTGTTTGGAAAAAAAAATGGGATCATGTTTTAGAATGGAATTTCGAAGAACCAAATATTAAATGGTTTATCAGTGGCAAACTCAACATAACAGAGAATTGTTTGGATCGTCATTTAGAGTCCAGGGGCGATCAGGTCGCATTGATTTGGGAACCGAATGATCCTAATGAACCTCATCGAAGTTTTACTTATCGAGAACTTCACTTTAGAGTCATGCAATTTGCCCATGTTTTGAAGAATAATGGAGTTAAAAAATCAGACCGCATTTGTATTTACATGGGCATGGTTCCTGAACTTGCCATTGCCGTTTTAGCATGTGCAAGAATAGGAGCTATACATTCTGTTATTTTTGGTGGGTTCAGCGCTCAGAGTATAGCTGATCGATTACAAGACGCCCAAGCCACATGCATTATAACTTGCGATGGTGCTTTCAGGGGCAATAAAATCATTCCATTAAAAAACATCATTGATGAGGCACTCATTGAATGCGATTTTGTAAAAAAAGTCATAGTCCTTTCTCGAACCCAAACTCCTGTTTCTATGATTAAGGGTCGCGATGAATGGTGGGAAGATGAAATTTCTAAAATCGAGGCACTAGGTAATCCTTATTTTCCTGCTGAAGAAATGGATGCAGAAGATATGCTCTTTATTCTTTACACATCCGGTAGTACCGGTAAACCAAAAGGTGTGGTTCATTCCTGTGCGGGATACATGATTTGGACCACCTACACTTTTGTAAATGTTTTTCAATATAGTCCTGGTGATGTTCATTTTTGCACTGCGGATATTGGTTGGATCACTGGACATAGTTATATAGTTTATGGGCCATTAAGTGCAGGTGCCACTTCCTTAATGTTTGAAGGCATTCCTACATGGCCAGACGCAGGAAGATTTTGGGATATCGTAGATAAATATAAAGTCAATATCCTGTATACCGCCCCAACTGCTATCCGTAGTTTGATGGCATTTGGAGTTGAACCTTTAAAAGGTAAAAACTTATCTTCACTAAAAATTTTAGGAACTGTTGGAGAACCCATAAACGAAGAGGCGTGGCATTGGTATGATCGACAAATTGGAAAAAACAAATGTCCCATTGTAGACACCTGGTGGCAAACCGAAACGGGTGGATGTTTGATTTCGAATTTAGCAGGTATTACTCCTGCTATTCCAGGTTGGGCTACACTACCTTTACCAGGAATACAACCCATTTTAGTGGATGAACACGGACATGAAGTAATAAAAAAAGATGAACACGGAATATTAAAAGGTAATTTGTGTATTAAAGCACCATGGCCATCTATTCTACGCACGACTTATGGAGACCATGAACGATGCAGAATCAATTATTTTGCAACTTATAAGGATTTGTATTTTACCGGTGATGGTGCCTTGAAAGATGAACATGGAAATTATAGAATTACAGGCCGTGTTGATGATGTATTAAATATTAGCGGACACAGAATTGGAACTGCAGAAATTGAAAATGCTATTAACATGCATGCAGGTGTGGTTGAGAGTGCTGTCGTAGGTTATCCTCACGATATTAAAGGTCAAGGTATTTATGCCTTTGTAATCTATAACAGCGCCCATGATAATGAACAATTAACACGACAAGATATTAACATGACCGTTGCAAAAGTCATTGGCGCTCTTGCTAAACCAGATAAAATTCAATTTGTAAGAGGACTTCCCAAAACCCGAAGTGGAAAAATTATGCGGCGAATCTTACGAAAAATAGCCGAAGGTGAAATACATCATCTGGGTGATACCACCACGCTATTGGATCCGGATATTGTAGAAGAAATTAAGGATGGAAAGATTTTGTAATTAAAATTAGTTTCTAAAAATATCGCTAATTAAAATAAAAAAGGGGACGAATGAACATCCCCTTTTTATTAAGACTGCGAAAGGTATTCGATCAATTATTGCTTAATTATTTTTTGTTGAGTCGTTGTATTGTTTGATTTTATATTCAATATATAAACTCCTTTATGTTGGAATACTTCAGATTTTATTTTTCTTTGGGTTTGATTTTTAAAATCATCGATAAATTCTGAATAAATACACTTACCATCCAAATCAAATATTTGAACTTGTGCCTGATTTGTATTTCCAGAGTACAAACTGTAATTTAAATCACCAGAAAACGGATTGGGACTAACATCTATCATCATTTGATTGGAATCGGTAATATTATGTACATCCGTAATGGTTTTAATTACAATGGTGGGTTCTGACAATTCAACATCATCTCCTATTACAAATAAAGGAAATGGATATGAATTCGCAAAAATAGCATCTTTAACATTACCATTTTCTTTAGCCAAAACCTTAATTCTTAAAAAACCATTTTCAATCTTAAATAAATCTGCTTCGGAACTTAACAACAAACCTCTCCAATCTCTTGAATTAATAATGTAATCATTATTCTTAGATAAATTTAAATAAGGAGAACTCAATTCTAGAATTTCAATTTTACTTGGATCAAATATTTGACCTAACTGCATTCCATAAATATTATATGCCTGATTGGTACGCATCCAAATATCATATACATTACCTTGAACCATCTCAAAATCATCCATAGTAAAACTAAATTTCAAGTTAGAACGCTTTTCATTATTTTCTTTACCGAAATAAATAGAATTTCCATTAATGTCTCCCTTTTTTACAGGAACTATATCAATATCAAATCTAGGAAGTCCTGTCAATTCCAAATCTTTAATCAACTTTGGATTTGATATATCTGTATTATAAAAGGCTACATCATTAGGGCAACTAAACTTAGTATCGATTCCCAATATTAATTTACGCATATCGAATAAATCGAATAAATTAATGTGATTATCACAGTTGACATCAGCAGCAATTTCTTCATATTTATTGAATATTGATATTCCAAACATTCGTTTTACAACTTGAACAAAATCATAAGTCGATACTCCATTAAGTGGATTATTAACGATTATTCTTGGTTGTAAATAACCAGAAGGAATATGAGCAGCTGTATCAACACAAACACTATAATTTAAATTCGGGTAACCCAATGGATTAGCACATGATGCCAAGGGGTGCGTGTTGTCATTAATGGTATAAACAATTTTCGTTGGACTTACTATAGGTTGTAAATGATAATTTCTGTATACACCACCGACTAAGTGTTTATAATTACTTTTAGTTCCCTTCTCTTGTAAATCAAGTGTAAAAATACAAGAATTCTGATTTCCGGATTGATCTGTCACGTATAATTGAAGACTGATAGATCCTAAATCTGCTTGCGTAAATTTTTTACTGACAATTCTTCCATTAGGATCAAATGAAAATTTAACAGCACTGCAATTATCATAACTTCCTGCATCTGCATCACTAGCATTAAGTAAAAATTCCCCAAATGGATTTAAAGCCCCACTTAATCTTTCAAAACAAATTGCAACAGGTGAGATACTGTCACTACTACAATTTACTTTAATTACTTGATCATGTTGAAATGACTCACTAGTACACCAATTGTAAACAGTCCAATGTCTTATTACTTTATAAATCAAACCACATCCAGATACTTCAGCGATAAGAATATTATCTTCATATTTATACCCCATATAATTAGCACAAACACTAGATATTATCGGTATCCCTGTATATAACGGACTTGGCGTATTTGCTGAATCTCTAGCCCAGTTATCATTACAATTCAAAGATG harbors:
- a CDS encoding T9SS type A sorting domain-containing protein, whose protein sequence is MKNVTHLIQIFCFFFFGIYFFNNEIIAQNCNPDLESPILFTKSLYTVNLDQAASYRLEATELVTACADNCTSFGNLRFSFSQNVNDFEKLISRNDPFPMTLTVYATDASGNYTSQNAQFQIAKCTPSMVCNDLINITINPGEQLSVDPDLFLEGSWCYDHNFKYEYFDANHQKQALNLIDELLPKSFQYLVTDLNTGNSCWGNVNLLINSVCDPKKRFEFQCSDIIVQCAQEIRPEFIGYPWPSHYLVDAITSPNKYLVTYETGCPYVKVVYEDENMTFDCNHSNAGQINRKWTAFIGGTETITCTQKIIFNRSATKLFANLRNYDNIDLPSLNCNDNWARDSANTPSPLYTGIPIISSVCANYMGYKYEDNILIAEVSGCGLIYKVIRHWTVYNWCTSESFQHDQVIKVNCSSDSISPVAICFERLSGALNPFGEFLLNASDADAGSYDNCSAVKFSFDPNGRIVSKKFTQADLGSISLQLYVTDQSGNQNSCIFTLDLQEKGTKSNYKHLVGGVYRNYHLQPIVSPTKIVYTINDNTHPLASCANPLGYPNLNYSVCVDTAAHIPSGYLQPRIIVNNPLNGVSTYDFVQVVKRMFGISIFNKYEEIAADVNCDNHINLFDLFDMRKLILGIDTKFSCPNDVAFYNTDISNPKLIKDLELTGLPRFDIDIVPVKKGDINGNSIYFGKENNEKRSNLKFSFTMDDFEMVQGNVYDIWMRTNQAYNIYGMQLGQIFDPSKIEILELSSPYLNLSKNNDYIINSRDWRGLLLSSEADLFKIENGFLRIKVLAKENGNVKDAIFANSYPFPLFVIGDDVELSEPTIVIKTITDVHNITDSNQMMIDVSPNPFSGDLNYSLYSGNTNQAQVQIFDLDGKCIYSEFIDDFKNQTQRKIKSEVFQHKGVYILNIKSNNTTTQQKIIKQ
- the acs gene encoding acetate--CoA ligase → MSYPFQIKSLAEYHLAYQKSIEDPSDFWADVASHFVWKKKWDHVLEWNFEEPNIKWFISGKLNITENCLDRHLESRGDQVALIWEPNDPNEPHRSFTYRELHFRVMQFAHVLKNNGVKKSDRICIYMGMVPELAIAVLACARIGAIHSVIFGGFSAQSIADRLQDAQATCIITCDGAFRGNKIIPLKNIIDEALIECDFVKKVIVLSRTQTPVSMIKGRDEWWEDEISKIEALGNPYFPAEEMDAEDMLFILYTSGSTGKPKGVVHSCAGYMIWTTYTFVNVFQYSPGDVHFCTADIGWITGHSYIVYGPLSAGATSLMFEGIPTWPDAGRFWDIVDKYKVNILYTAPTAIRSLMAFGVEPLKGKNLSSLKILGTVGEPINEEAWHWYDRQIGKNKCPIVDTWWQTETGGCLISNLAGITPAIPGWATLPLPGIQPILVDEHGHEVIKKDEHGILKGNLCIKAPWPSILRTTYGDHERCRINYFATYKDLYFTGDGALKDEHGNYRITGRVDDVLNISGHRIGTAEIENAINMHAGVVESAVVGYPHDIKGQGIYAFVIYNSAHDNEQLTRQDINMTVAKVIGALAKPDKIQFVRGLPKTRSGKIMRRILRKIAEGEIHHLGDTTTLLDPDIVEEIKDGKIL
- a CDS encoding VOC family protein codes for the protein MKRVTGIGGIFFKCNDPNTLKEWYQKHLGLQTDEYGTNFEWFQGADSTKKGSTQWSPFTEATTYFEPSKKDYMINYRVENLEWLVEQLKNEGVTILDKIESFDYGKFVHILDGEGNKIELWEPKDEEYDKIIIGRTK
- a CDS encoding SET domain-containing protein-lysine N-methyltransferase; translation: MEKIEASESAYLYIALSQIPSAGHGLYTLIDIYKEEIIAKYKGRILTSDQIKFRVERGRDQYFINLPNGSILDSMDHKCFSKYANDATGKSVSSFKNNAKITLDDEDHVCLIALRNIKSGEEIFCSYGSSYWKKHGK